DNA from Nyctibius grandis isolate bNycGra1 chromosome 15, bNycGra1.pri, whole genome shotgun sequence:
AaggccaccaccaccaccgtcACCACGAAGCAGAAGCTGTAGACGGCCACACACCACTGCGTCGCCACATATTTGCCGTACTGGCTGTCGTTGACCAGCGCCCCGAAGATGATGCAGGCCACAAAGGCCTGCACGATTTTCAGGAGCCCAGAGACAGTGGCCATGTAGCTGGTGACTTGTCCCGGTTTCGCCCTGGTTAGGAACACCTCGGCGGCGTACGCCACGAAGAGGAGGCCCGCAAAGACGCTGGCTGCGATGCGGAAGTCTCTCACCTCGCAGCCGATCGGGTAGCAGCCGAGCTGGACGAAGTAGAGCGGGTAGATCACTGCGGCCGTGACGGACATGAGCGTGGCGAGCATGGCAAAAGCAGCGGTGAAGTTCCCCCAGGAAATGCTCAGGCAGCTGTGCAGGCGCGTGAACTCGCAGGTGACGATGAAGACGGTGACGGCGAAACAGAAGGTCCAGACAAACATGCAGAAGGTGCCGTACGCCGCGCTGAATCCCCCCTGGTGAGCTACCAGGCTGAACGCGGTGCAGCCAAACGTCATCTGCAGCAGGCGAGCGATTCCCACGGGGGAGGTCACCGCAGCGGTGCTCAGATACGGCCCTCCCGTGCTCTCCATCGTCTTTCCACTCCAGCAGACAACGCACTTAAAGTCCCCCCCAAAACGTCCTTGCAGGGTTTTGCTCCTTAGTCCCGAGTCCCACCCGGTACCGGATCAGCAGAGCGGCAGCCCGAATCCCCGCCTCGTCCCTGCCGGGTGCTGCCTGCGGCGCTgcgtccccgcagcccccggcgcagacttgctgctgcaggaggtcacCGGCCGGCTCTGCCCGCCCGCTGCA
Protein-coding regions in this window:
- the MYADML2 gene encoding myeloid-associated differentiation marker-like protein 2, whose amino-acid sequence is MESTGGPYLSTAAVTSPVGIARLLQMTFGCTAFSLVAHQGGFSAAYGTFCMFVWTFCFAVTVFIVTCEFTRLHSCLSISWGNFTAAFAMLATLMSVTAAVIYPLYFVQLGCYPIGCEVRDFRIAASVFAGLLFVAYAAEVFLTRAKPGQVTSYMATVSGLLKIVQAFVACIIFGALVNDSQYGKYVATQWCVAVYSFCFVVTVVVVAFSVTGKTALPWFPFERSVVVYTFGAVLLYVSAAVIWPVFCFDSKYGSPRRPGLCAKGRCPWDSQLVVAIFTYVNLLLYVVDLAYSQRIRFVSHL